The region CCCGCGGCGACGCCGAAGATCTTCGCCGGGCTGCGGGTGAGCCTGTCGCTGGCGCTGGTGCTGATGGTCGTCTCGGAACTGGTCGGCTCCACCAACGGCATCGGCTACCGGCTGATGTTCGACCAGCGGAAGTTCGACTTTCCCGCCATGTGGGCGGGCATCGTGCTGCTGGGCATCCTCGGTTATCTGCTCAACACCTTGCTGCTCGCGGTGGAGCGCCGCGCGCTGAGCTGGCAACCATCGCAAGCGCACCAAATGGCCGGAGGCTGACTTGTCATGACCGAAACCAAGACCATGCTCGAGGTCTCCGGGCTCGGCCACCGCTACGGCGGCGAGGGCCACCTGGCCATCGCCGACCTGACGTTCCAGGTGCGTATCGGCGAACTGGCCTGCATCGTCGGCCCATCCGGCTGCGGCAAGTCCACCCTGCTGCGCTCGATCTCCGGGCTGATCAAGCCGACCAGCGGCGATATCCGCTTGCACGGCGGCGCCGTGCAGGGCGTGCCGACCGACCTGGCCGTGGTGTTCCAGGACTACAGCCGGTCGCTGTTCCCGTGGCTGTCGGTGCGGTCCAACGTCGAATTCCCTTTGCGCTCCAGGGGATTGAGCAAGGCCGGACGGCGCGGCCGGGCCGACGAGGTGCTGGAGTGGGTGGGCCTGAGCGCCGCCGCGAAGAAGTACCCATGGCAGCTCTCCGGCGGCATGCAGCAGCGGGTGTCGATCGCCCGCGCGCTGGCCTGCCGACCGGCGCTGCTGCTGATGGACGAGCCGTTCGCCTCGGTCGACGCCCAGACCCGCTTCGAGCTGGAAGACCTGCTGCTTCGGGTCC is a window of Saccharopolyspora phatthalungensis DNA encoding:
- a CDS encoding ABC transporter ATP-binding protein, producing the protein MTETKTMLEVSGLGHRYGGEGHLAIADLTFQVRIGELACIVGPSGCGKSTLLRSISGLIKPTSGDIRLHGGAVQGVPTDLAVVFQDYSRSLFPWLSVRSNVEFPLRSRGLSKAGRRGRADEVLEWVGLSAAAKKYPWQLSGGMQQRVSIARALACRPALLLMDEPFASVDAQTRFELEDLLLRVRKQFDSTVLLVTHDIDESIYLADRVFVLSKSPANIVADLAIPLGDVRDQITTRESETFVQLRSEVARLLDVGRFQGKSTGEFPLKSTISGASHHDGAGGLAGPQSKSP